One segment of Triticum aestivum cultivar Chinese Spring chromosome 2A, IWGSC CS RefSeq v2.1, whole genome shotgun sequence DNA contains the following:
- the LOC123187313 gene encoding uncharacterized protein isoform X2: MACTGRYSPSRWWPSSSTPIHICLGFYGRPAQSPTDSFSKQYNGHSRSASDLPSPPHGECPAPYHAHTVLSPLDASGLCSITGQHQRCEQKKGLVIGHPSFFIEVAIVHLRRGHPAIVKFCSQRCLLLCSFRNPSGKNAKEKWSRSRRPQALSPLRGFLFSKHKLLLLLLVNCFCSL; the protein is encoded by the exons ATGGCCTGCACCGGCCGCTACAGCCCATCGAGGTGGTGGCCGTCTTCCTCGACCCCGATCCACATCTGCCTGGGCTTCTACGGCCGACCTGCCCAATCGCCGACGGATTCCTTCTCCAAACAGTACAATGGCCACTCCCGCTCTGCCTCCGACCTCCCTTCTCCCCCACACGGCGAATGTCCTGCTCCCTACCACGCCCATACCGTTCTTTCTCCCCTGGATGCATCTGGTCTCTGTTCAATTACAGGTCAGCACCAGCGCTGCGAACAAAAAAAG ggccttgtgatagggcatccaTCTTTTTTCATCGAGGTCGCCATCGTCCATCTGCGTCGAGGCCACCCTGCCATTGTAAAATTCTGCTCTCAAAGGTGTCTGTTATTGTGTAG TTTCAGAAATCCTTCAGGAAAAAATGCAAAAGAAAAATGGAGCAGGAGTCGCAGGCCTCAAGCCCTCTCTCCACTTCGTGGCTTCTTGTTCTCAAAGCACAAGCTGCTACTGCTACTATTAGTAAACTGCTTCTGCTCACTATAA
- the LOC123187313 gene encoding uncharacterized protein isoform X5: MACTGRYSPSRWWPSSSTPIHICLGFYGRPAQSPTDSFSKQYNGHSRSASDLPSPPHGECPAPYHAHTVLSPLDASGLCSITGQHQRCEQKKGLVIGHPSFFIEVAIVHLRRGHPAIFQKSFRKKCKRKMEQESQASSPLSTSWLLVLKAQAATATISKLLLLTIMS; this comes from the exons ATGGCCTGCACCGGCCGCTACAGCCCATCGAGGTGGTGGCCGTCTTCCTCGACCCCGATCCACATCTGCCTGGGCTTCTACGGCCGACCTGCCCAATCGCCGACGGATTCCTTCTCCAAACAGTACAATGGCCACTCCCGCTCTGCCTCCGACCTCCCTTCTCCCCCACACGGCGAATGTCCTGCTCCCTACCACGCCCATACCGTTCTTTCTCCCCTGGATGCATCTGGTCTCTGTTCAATTACAGGTCAGCACCAGCGCTGCGAACAAAAAAAG ggccttgtgatagggcatccaTCTTTTTTCATCGAGGTCGCCATCGTCCATCTGCGTCGAGGCCACCCTGCCATT TTTCAGAAATCCTTCAGGAAAAAATGCAAAAGAAAAATGGAGCAGGAGTCGCAGGCCTCAAGCCCTCTCTCCACTTCGTGGCTTCTTGTTCTCAAAGCACAAGCTGCTACTGCTACTATTAGTAAACTGCTTCTGCTCACTATAATGAGCTGA
- the LOC123187313 gene encoding uncharacterized protein isoform X3, whose product MACTGRYSPSRWWPSSSTPIHICLGFYGRPAQSPTDSFSKQYNGHSRSASDLPSPPHGECPAPYHAHTVLSPLDASGLCSITGQHQRCEQKKGLVIGHPSFFIEVAIVHLRRGHPAIVKFCSQRCLLLCRNPSGKNAKEKWSRSRRPQALSPLRGFLFSKHKLLLLLLVNCFCSL is encoded by the exons ATGGCCTGCACCGGCCGCTACAGCCCATCGAGGTGGTGGCCGTCTTCCTCGACCCCGATCCACATCTGCCTGGGCTTCTACGGCCGACCTGCCCAATCGCCGACGGATTCCTTCTCCAAACAGTACAATGGCCACTCCCGCTCTGCCTCCGACCTCCCTTCTCCCCCACACGGCGAATGTCCTGCTCCCTACCACGCCCATACCGTTCTTTCTCCCCTGGATGCATCTGGTCTCTGTTCAATTACAGGTCAGCACCAGCGCTGCGAACAAAAAAAG ggccttgtgatagggcatccaTCTTTTTTCATCGAGGTCGCCATCGTCCATCTGCGTCGAGGCCACCCTGCCATTGTAAAATTCTGCTCTCAAAGGTGTCTGTTATTGTGTAG AAATCCTTCAGGAAAAAATGCAAAAGAAAAATGGAGCAGGAGTCGCAGGCCTCAAGCCCTCTCTCCACTTCGTGGCTTCTTGTTCTCAAAGCACAAGCTGCTACTGCTACTATTAGTAAACTGCTTCTGCTCACTATAA
- the LOC123187313 gene encoding uncharacterized protein isoform X4, producing the protein MACTGRYSPSRWWPSSSTPIHICLGFYGRPAQSPTDSFSKQYNGHSRSASDLPSPPHGECPAPYHAHTVLSPLDASGLCSITGQHQRCEQKKGLVIGHPSFFIEVAIVHLRRGHPAIVKFCSQRCLLLFSEILQEKMQKKNGAGVAGLKPSLHFVASCSQSTSCYCYY; encoded by the exons ATGGCCTGCACCGGCCGCTACAGCCCATCGAGGTGGTGGCCGTCTTCCTCGACCCCGATCCACATCTGCCTGGGCTTCTACGGCCGACCTGCCCAATCGCCGACGGATTCCTTCTCCAAACAGTACAATGGCCACTCCCGCTCTGCCTCCGACCTCCCTTCTCCCCCACACGGCGAATGTCCTGCTCCCTACCACGCCCATACCGTTCTTTCTCCCCTGGATGCATCTGGTCTCTGTTCAATTACAGGTCAGCACCAGCGCTGCGAACAAAAAAAG ggccttgtgatagggcatccaTCTTTTTTCATCGAGGTCGCCATCGTCCATCTGCGTCGAGGCCACCCTGCCATTGTAAAATTCTGCTCTCAAAGGTGTCTGTTATTGT TTTCAGAAATCCTTCAGGAAAAAATGCAAAAGAAAAATGGAGCAGGAGTCGCAGGCCTCAAGCCCTCTCTCCACTTCGTGGCTTCTTGTTCTCAAAGCACAAGCTGCTACTGCTACTATTAG
- the LOC123187313 gene encoding serine/arginine repetitive matrix protein 1 isoform X1 gives MCAPSPASALPPCGRRAPSPRLPAGALPPRGRYAPSPARALPPRGRYAPSPDGALPPRSRRAPANSPLRPARSLPAAARTSSIDGLHRPLQPIEVVAVFLDPDPHLPGLLRPTCPIADGFLLQTVQWPLPLCLRPPFSPTRRMSCSLPRPYRSFSPGCIWSLFNYRSAPALRTKKGPCDRASIFFHRGRHRPSASRPPCHCKILLSKVSVIVNPSGKNAKEKWSRSRRPQALSPLRGFLFSKHKLLLLLLVNCFCSL, from the exons ATGTGCGCTCCCTCCCCTGCCAGCGCGCTCCCTCCCTGCGGCCGGCGCGCTCCCTCCCCGCGGCTCCCGGCCGGCGCGCTCCCTCCCCGCGGTCGGTACGCTCCCTCCCCAGCCCGCGCGCTCCCTCCCCGCGGCCGATACGCTCCCTCCCCGGACGGCGCGCTCCCTCCCCGCAGCCGGCGCGCGCCTGCCAATTCTCCTTTGCGACCGGCGCGGTCCCTCCCCGCTGCAGCCCGCACCTCCTCCATAGATGGCCTGCACCGGCCGCTACAGCCCATCGAGGTGGTGGCCGTCTTCCTCGACCCCGATCCACATCTGCCTGGGCTTCTACGGCCGACCTGCCCAATCGCCGACGGATTCCTTCTCCAAACAGTACAATGGCCACTCCCGCTCTGCCTCCGACCTCCCTTCTCCCCCACACGGCGAATGTCCTGCTCCCTACCACGCCCATACCGTTCTTTCTCCCCTGGATGCATCTGGTCTCTGTTCAATTACAGGTCAGCACCAGCGCTGCGAACAAAAAAAG ggccttgtgatagggcatccaTCTTTTTTCATCGAGGTCGCCATCGTCCATCTGCGTCGAGGCCACCCTGCCATTGTAAAATTCTGCTCTCAAAGGTGTCTGTTATTGT AAATCCTTCAGGAAAAAATGCAAAAGAAAAATGGAGCAGGAGTCGCAGGCCTCAAGCCCTCTCTCCACTTCGTGGCTTCTTGTTCTCAAAGCACAAGCTGCTACTGCTACTATTAGTAAACTGCTTCTGCTCACTATAA